The following proteins are encoded in a genomic region of Hippoglossus hippoglossus isolate fHipHip1 chromosome 3, fHipHip1.pri, whole genome shotgun sequence:
- the mctp2b gene encoding multiple C2 and transmembrane domain-containing protein 2 isoform X1, whose translation MDSKKPGMLHHLRKKLHLRRDKSSSNKEVAHLQHAMDHRMSSSVPDMRNMRQEYASISSSPQLQHFNTTSYSNPSTPLVILSRSQKRAGSGLNMGVVGEGVGRSEHRLSVAADCTDWASSQESFNSLGEVEENSPETNYRPARGMEPEELGLPEMMTVYSPDHPSVEISEDSSQYDNRDFTGQVLKEGDVHNCEMGNETLSVSDGIRDLSRSFLLTINLKEGCNLVIRDRCGTSDPYVKFKFDGKTFYKSKVVYKNLNPTWNETFSLPVKDLNQKLYVKVYDRDLTTDDFMGSASVVLNDLEMDKVNELSLSLNDPNSLEQDMGTVLVDMSLSVRDGDSKRGQRWPQIRKRSFRSRASSQSFRLSETLKKSQLWTSVVSVTLVEGQELPVDTQGGQLFVRFRLGEQRYKSKNHCKVAKPQWRERFTFNQFVDSPEVLEVELWSKEGRRTEECLGTCEVDLSRVPLNQRQLFTLVPGKGRLVFLLTRNPCSGVSISDLCAAPLDEPQEQQNQLDNFSLKKSLQNLRDVGFLQVKVIKAADLLAADLNGKSDPFCVLELGNDRLQTHTIYKNLHPEWNQVFTFPVKDIHDVLVVTIFDEDGDKAPDFLGKVAIPLLLNRQGQKFTFPLKKEDLGGLSKGSITLELDVIFNPVRAGIRTFQPRERIFIEDNPKFSKKALARNVLRVQTLYRAIMSTLQYIKSCFQWESVQRSLLAFLVFLLTVWYWEFYMLPFFLVLLILRNYLQIHYGHVSHDLDNMDLGDEEEDDEKESERKGLMEKIHMVQETIITLQNLLDAIACFGERIKNTFNWSVPFLSGLALLVFIIGTVLTYFIPIRYVVLIWGINKFTKKLRNPYSIDNNEVLDFLMRVPSDVQKVQFSEVRGNRKKKIQ comes from the exons ATGGATTCCAAGAAGCCAGGCATGCTGCACCATCTCCGCAAGAAGCTGCATCTTCGGCGCGACAAGTCGAGCTCAAACAAGGAGGTTGCCCACCTTCAACACGCCATGGACCATCGGATGAGCTCCTCTGTTCCTGACATGAGGAACATGAGGCAGGAGTATGCCAGCATCTCCTCCAGCCCGCAGCTTCAACATTTCAACACTACCAGCTACAGTAACCCCTCCACACCTCTTGTCATTCTTTCGAGAAGCCAGAAACGAGCTGGGAGTGGCCTGAACATGGGAGTAGTTGGTGAAGGAGTAGGGAGGAGTGAACACAGACTGAGCGTGGCTGCAGACTGTACAGACTGGGCTTCCTCCCAGGAGTCATTCAACAGTCTCGGTGAGGTAGAGGAAAACTCTCCGGAGACAAACTACAGACCTGCAAGGGGCATGGAGCCTGAGGAGCTGGGACTGCCGGAGATGATGACTGTCTATAGCCCGGACCATCCCTCTGTGGAAATCTCAGAGGACAGCTCACAG TATGATAATCGTGATTTCACTGGTCAAGTGTTAAAGGAGGGAGACGTGCATAAT tgtgAGATGGGCAACGAGACTCTGAGTGTGTCGGACGGCATCAGAGATCTGTCCAGGTCCTTCCTACTCACCATCAACCTGAAGGAAGGATGTAACCTGGTCATCAGGGACCGCTGTG GTACCAGTGACCCTTACGTCAAATTCAAATTTGATGGGAAAACGTTCTACAAAAGCAAAGTGGTTTATAAAAACCTCAACCCAACATGGAACGAGACCTTCTCTCTACCTGTGAAGGATCTGAATCAGAAACTCTACGTCAAG GTCTACGACCGTGACCTGACGACGGATGACTTTATGGGCTCTGCCAGTGTCGTCCTGAATGATCTGGAGATGGACAA AGTCAATGAGCTGTCGTTGTCCTTGAATGACCCAAACAGCCTGGAGCAGGACATGGGCACCGTGCTGGTGGACATGAGTCTGTCAGTCAGAGATGGAGACAGTAAAAGAGGCCAA CGGTGGCCCCAAATACGAAAACGAAGTTTTAGG TCGAGAGCGTCCTCTCAGAGCTTTCGTCTGTCAGAGACGCTGAAGAAGAGTCAGCTTTGGACGTCTGTGGTGTCGGTGACTCTGGTGGAGGGTCAGGAGCTGCCGGTGGACACTCAGGGAGGTCAGCTCTTTGTTCGCTTCAGACTGGGAGAGCAGAGATACAAAAGCAAG AATCACTGCAAAGTGGCGAAGCCTCAGTGGAGAGAGAGGTTCACCTTCAATCAGTTCGTGGACAGTCCAGAAGTGCTGGAGGTGGAGCTCTGGTCCAAGGAAGGACGAAGGACAGAGGAGTGTTTGGGAAC gtgtgaagTGGACCTATCCAGGGTCCCTCTCAATCAGAGGCAGCTGTTCACGCTGGTACCGGGGAAGGGACGTTTGGTTTTCCTGCTCACGCGGAACCCGTGCAGCGGCGTCTCCATCTCAGATCTCTGCGCTGCACCTCTCGATGAACCTCAGGAACAACAGAACCAGCTGGACAACTTT AGTTTGAAAAAGTCCCTTCAAAACCTCCGAGACGTTGGTTTCCTTCAAGTCAAAGTTATCAAGGCTGCAGATCTACTGGCTGCTGATTTAAACG GAAAGAGTGACCCGTTCTGTGTGTTGGAACTGGGGAATGACAGACTTCAGACTCACACCATCTATAAGAACCTCCACCCAGAGTGGAACCAAGTCTTCACATT CCCTGTCAAAGACATTCATGATGTTCTGGTGGTGACCATCTTTGATGAGGATGGAGACAAGGCGCCAGACTTCCTGGGAAAAGTTGCCATCCCCCTGCTCTTG AACCGCCAGGGACAGAAGTTCACTTTCCCACTGAAGAAAGAGGACTTAGGTGGCCTGTCGAAGGGGAGCATCACTCTGGAGCTGGATGTTATTTTTAACCCT gtCAGAGCGGGCATAAGAACCTTTCAACCCAGAGAGAGAATATTCATCGAGGATAATCCCAAATTTTCTAAAAAG GCTCTGGCGAGGAACGTACTGCGTGTTCAGACACTGTACAGGGCTATCATGTCGACGCTGCAGTACATCAAAAGCTGCTTCCAGTGGGAGAGCGTTCAGAGGAGCCTGCTCGCCTTCCTG GTGTTTTTGCTGACAGTTTGGTACTGGGAGTTTTACATGCTGCCCTTCTTCCTGGTTTTGCTCATCTTGAGGAACTACCTCCAGATCCACTACGGTCACGTCAGCCACGACCTG GATAATATGGATTTgggggatgaggaagaggacgatGAGAAG gagtcagagagaaaagggCTGATGGAGAAAATCCACATGGTGCAAGAAACCATCATCACACTTCAGAACCTGCTGGACGCGATCGCTTGTTTCGGGGAGAGGATTAAAAA CACGTTCAACTGGTCTGTGCCGTTCCTGTCGGGTCTGGCCCTCCTGGTTTTCATCATTGGAACAGTCCTCACATACTTCATCCCCATACGTTACGTAGTTTTAATATGGG GCATCAATAAATTCACCAAGAAACTACGGAACCCATACAGCATCGACAACAATGAGGTGCTTGATTTCCTGATGAGGGTGCCTTCAGATGTTCAGAAG GTTCAGTTCAGTGAGGTGAGAGGCAACCGGAAGAAGAAAATCCAGTAA
- the mctp2b gene encoding multiple C2 and transmembrane domain-containing protein 2 isoform X3, with translation MDSKKPGMLHHLRKKLHLRRDKSSSNKEVAHLQHAMDHRMSSSVPDMRNMRQEYASISSSPQLQHFNTTSYSNPSTPLVILSRSQKRAGSGLNMGVVGEGVGRSEHRLSVAADCTDWASSQESFNSLGEVEENSPETNYRPARGMEPEELGLPEMMTVYSPDHPSVEISEDSSQCEMGNETLSVSDGIRDLSRSFLLTINLKEGCNLVIRDRCGTSDPYVKFKFDGKTFYKSKVVYKNLNPTWNETFSLPVKDLNQKLYVKVYDRDLTTDDFMGSASVVLNDLEMDKVNELSLSLNDPNSLEQDMGTVLVDMSLSVRDGDSKRGQRWPQIRKRSFRSRASSQSFRLSETLKKSQLWTSVVSVTLVEGQELPVDTQGGQLFVRFRLGEQRYKSKNHCKVAKPQWRERFTFNQFVDSPEVLEVELWSKEGRRTEECLGTCEVDLSRVPLNQRQLFTLVPGKGRLVFLLTRNPCSGVSISDLCAAPLDEPQEQQNQLDNFSLKKSLQNLRDVGFLQVKVIKAADLLAADLNGKSDPFCVLELGNDRLQTHTIYKNLHPEWNQVFTFPVKDIHDVLVVTIFDEDGDKAPDFLGKVAIPLLLNRQGQKFTFPLKKEDLGGLSKGSITLELDVIFNPVRAGIRTFQPRERIFIEDNPKFSKKALARNVLRVQTLYRAIMSTLQYIKSCFQWESVQRSLLAFLVFLLTVWYWEFYMLPFFLVLLILRNYLQIHYGHVSHDLDNMDLGDEEEDDEKESERKGLMEKIHMVQETIITLQNLLDAIACFGERIKNTFNWSVPFLSGLALLVFIIGTVLTYFIPIRYVVLIWGINKFTKKLRNPYSIDNNEVLDFLMRVPSDVQKVQFSEVRGNRKKKIQ, from the exons ATGGATTCCAAGAAGCCAGGCATGCTGCACCATCTCCGCAAGAAGCTGCATCTTCGGCGCGACAAGTCGAGCTCAAACAAGGAGGTTGCCCACCTTCAACACGCCATGGACCATCGGATGAGCTCCTCTGTTCCTGACATGAGGAACATGAGGCAGGAGTATGCCAGCATCTCCTCCAGCCCGCAGCTTCAACATTTCAACACTACCAGCTACAGTAACCCCTCCACACCTCTTGTCATTCTTTCGAGAAGCCAGAAACGAGCTGGGAGTGGCCTGAACATGGGAGTAGTTGGTGAAGGAGTAGGGAGGAGTGAACACAGACTGAGCGTGGCTGCAGACTGTACAGACTGGGCTTCCTCCCAGGAGTCATTCAACAGTCTCGGTGAGGTAGAGGAAAACTCTCCGGAGACAAACTACAGACCTGCAAGGGGCATGGAGCCTGAGGAGCTGGGACTGCCGGAGATGATGACTGTCTATAGCCCGGACCATCCCTCTGTGGAAATCTCAGAGGACAGCTCACAG tgtgAGATGGGCAACGAGACTCTGAGTGTGTCGGACGGCATCAGAGATCTGTCCAGGTCCTTCCTACTCACCATCAACCTGAAGGAAGGATGTAACCTGGTCATCAGGGACCGCTGTG GTACCAGTGACCCTTACGTCAAATTCAAATTTGATGGGAAAACGTTCTACAAAAGCAAAGTGGTTTATAAAAACCTCAACCCAACATGGAACGAGACCTTCTCTCTACCTGTGAAGGATCTGAATCAGAAACTCTACGTCAAG GTCTACGACCGTGACCTGACGACGGATGACTTTATGGGCTCTGCCAGTGTCGTCCTGAATGATCTGGAGATGGACAA AGTCAATGAGCTGTCGTTGTCCTTGAATGACCCAAACAGCCTGGAGCAGGACATGGGCACCGTGCTGGTGGACATGAGTCTGTCAGTCAGAGATGGAGACAGTAAAAGAGGCCAA CGGTGGCCCCAAATACGAAAACGAAGTTTTAGG TCGAGAGCGTCCTCTCAGAGCTTTCGTCTGTCAGAGACGCTGAAGAAGAGTCAGCTTTGGACGTCTGTGGTGTCGGTGACTCTGGTGGAGGGTCAGGAGCTGCCGGTGGACACTCAGGGAGGTCAGCTCTTTGTTCGCTTCAGACTGGGAGAGCAGAGATACAAAAGCAAG AATCACTGCAAAGTGGCGAAGCCTCAGTGGAGAGAGAGGTTCACCTTCAATCAGTTCGTGGACAGTCCAGAAGTGCTGGAGGTGGAGCTCTGGTCCAAGGAAGGACGAAGGACAGAGGAGTGTTTGGGAAC gtgtgaagTGGACCTATCCAGGGTCCCTCTCAATCAGAGGCAGCTGTTCACGCTGGTACCGGGGAAGGGACGTTTGGTTTTCCTGCTCACGCGGAACCCGTGCAGCGGCGTCTCCATCTCAGATCTCTGCGCTGCACCTCTCGATGAACCTCAGGAACAACAGAACCAGCTGGACAACTTT AGTTTGAAAAAGTCCCTTCAAAACCTCCGAGACGTTGGTTTCCTTCAAGTCAAAGTTATCAAGGCTGCAGATCTACTGGCTGCTGATTTAAACG GAAAGAGTGACCCGTTCTGTGTGTTGGAACTGGGGAATGACAGACTTCAGACTCACACCATCTATAAGAACCTCCACCCAGAGTGGAACCAAGTCTTCACATT CCCTGTCAAAGACATTCATGATGTTCTGGTGGTGACCATCTTTGATGAGGATGGAGACAAGGCGCCAGACTTCCTGGGAAAAGTTGCCATCCCCCTGCTCTTG AACCGCCAGGGACAGAAGTTCACTTTCCCACTGAAGAAAGAGGACTTAGGTGGCCTGTCGAAGGGGAGCATCACTCTGGAGCTGGATGTTATTTTTAACCCT gtCAGAGCGGGCATAAGAACCTTTCAACCCAGAGAGAGAATATTCATCGAGGATAATCCCAAATTTTCTAAAAAG GCTCTGGCGAGGAACGTACTGCGTGTTCAGACACTGTACAGGGCTATCATGTCGACGCTGCAGTACATCAAAAGCTGCTTCCAGTGGGAGAGCGTTCAGAGGAGCCTGCTCGCCTTCCTG GTGTTTTTGCTGACAGTTTGGTACTGGGAGTTTTACATGCTGCCCTTCTTCCTGGTTTTGCTCATCTTGAGGAACTACCTCCAGATCCACTACGGTCACGTCAGCCACGACCTG GATAATATGGATTTgggggatgaggaagaggacgatGAGAAG gagtcagagagaaaagggCTGATGGAGAAAATCCACATGGTGCAAGAAACCATCATCACACTTCAGAACCTGCTGGACGCGATCGCTTGTTTCGGGGAGAGGATTAAAAA CACGTTCAACTGGTCTGTGCCGTTCCTGTCGGGTCTGGCCCTCCTGGTTTTCATCATTGGAACAGTCCTCACATACTTCATCCCCATACGTTACGTAGTTTTAATATGGG GCATCAATAAATTCACCAAGAAACTACGGAACCCATACAGCATCGACAACAATGAGGTGCTTGATTTCCTGATGAGGGTGCCTTCAGATGTTCAGAAG GTTCAGTTCAGTGAGGTGAGAGGCAACCGGAAGAAGAAAATCCAGTAA
- the mctp2b gene encoding multiple C2 and transmembrane domain-containing protein 2 isoform X2: MDSKKPGMLHHLRKKLHLRRDKSSSNKEVAHLQHAMDHRMSSSVPDMRNMRQEYASISSSPQLQHFNTTSYSNPSTPLVILSRSQKRAGSGLNMGVVGEGVGRSEHRLSVAADCTDWASSQESFNSLGEVEENSPETNYRPARGMEPEELGLPEMMTVYSPDHPSVEISEDSSQYDNRDFTGQVLKEGDVHNCEMGNETLSVSDGIRDLSRSFLLTINLKEGCNLVIRDRCGTSDPYVKFKFDGKTFYKSKVVYKNLNPTWNETFSLPVKDLNQKLYVKVYDRDLTTDDFMGSASVVLNDLEMDKVNELSLSLNDPNSLEQDMGTVLVDMSLSVRDGDSKRGQSRASSQSFRLSETLKKSQLWTSVVSVTLVEGQELPVDTQGGQLFVRFRLGEQRYKSKNHCKVAKPQWRERFTFNQFVDSPEVLEVELWSKEGRRTEECLGTCEVDLSRVPLNQRQLFTLVPGKGRLVFLLTRNPCSGVSISDLCAAPLDEPQEQQNQLDNFSLKKSLQNLRDVGFLQVKVIKAADLLAADLNGKSDPFCVLELGNDRLQTHTIYKNLHPEWNQVFTFPVKDIHDVLVVTIFDEDGDKAPDFLGKVAIPLLLNRQGQKFTFPLKKEDLGGLSKGSITLELDVIFNPVRAGIRTFQPRERIFIEDNPKFSKKALARNVLRVQTLYRAIMSTLQYIKSCFQWESVQRSLLAFLVFLLTVWYWEFYMLPFFLVLLILRNYLQIHYGHVSHDLDNMDLGDEEEDDEKESERKGLMEKIHMVQETIITLQNLLDAIACFGERIKNTFNWSVPFLSGLALLVFIIGTVLTYFIPIRYVVLIWGINKFTKKLRNPYSIDNNEVLDFLMRVPSDVQKVQFSEVRGNRKKKIQ, translated from the exons ATGGATTCCAAGAAGCCAGGCATGCTGCACCATCTCCGCAAGAAGCTGCATCTTCGGCGCGACAAGTCGAGCTCAAACAAGGAGGTTGCCCACCTTCAACACGCCATGGACCATCGGATGAGCTCCTCTGTTCCTGACATGAGGAACATGAGGCAGGAGTATGCCAGCATCTCCTCCAGCCCGCAGCTTCAACATTTCAACACTACCAGCTACAGTAACCCCTCCACACCTCTTGTCATTCTTTCGAGAAGCCAGAAACGAGCTGGGAGTGGCCTGAACATGGGAGTAGTTGGTGAAGGAGTAGGGAGGAGTGAACACAGACTGAGCGTGGCTGCAGACTGTACAGACTGGGCTTCCTCCCAGGAGTCATTCAACAGTCTCGGTGAGGTAGAGGAAAACTCTCCGGAGACAAACTACAGACCTGCAAGGGGCATGGAGCCTGAGGAGCTGGGACTGCCGGAGATGATGACTGTCTATAGCCCGGACCATCCCTCTGTGGAAATCTCAGAGGACAGCTCACAG TATGATAATCGTGATTTCACTGGTCAAGTGTTAAAGGAGGGAGACGTGCATAAT tgtgAGATGGGCAACGAGACTCTGAGTGTGTCGGACGGCATCAGAGATCTGTCCAGGTCCTTCCTACTCACCATCAACCTGAAGGAAGGATGTAACCTGGTCATCAGGGACCGCTGTG GTACCAGTGACCCTTACGTCAAATTCAAATTTGATGGGAAAACGTTCTACAAAAGCAAAGTGGTTTATAAAAACCTCAACCCAACATGGAACGAGACCTTCTCTCTACCTGTGAAGGATCTGAATCAGAAACTCTACGTCAAG GTCTACGACCGTGACCTGACGACGGATGACTTTATGGGCTCTGCCAGTGTCGTCCTGAATGATCTGGAGATGGACAA AGTCAATGAGCTGTCGTTGTCCTTGAATGACCCAAACAGCCTGGAGCAGGACATGGGCACCGTGCTGGTGGACATGAGTCTGTCAGTCAGAGATGGAGACAGTAAAAGAGGCCAA TCGAGAGCGTCCTCTCAGAGCTTTCGTCTGTCAGAGACGCTGAAGAAGAGTCAGCTTTGGACGTCTGTGGTGTCGGTGACTCTGGTGGAGGGTCAGGAGCTGCCGGTGGACACTCAGGGAGGTCAGCTCTTTGTTCGCTTCAGACTGGGAGAGCAGAGATACAAAAGCAAG AATCACTGCAAAGTGGCGAAGCCTCAGTGGAGAGAGAGGTTCACCTTCAATCAGTTCGTGGACAGTCCAGAAGTGCTGGAGGTGGAGCTCTGGTCCAAGGAAGGACGAAGGACAGAGGAGTGTTTGGGAAC gtgtgaagTGGACCTATCCAGGGTCCCTCTCAATCAGAGGCAGCTGTTCACGCTGGTACCGGGGAAGGGACGTTTGGTTTTCCTGCTCACGCGGAACCCGTGCAGCGGCGTCTCCATCTCAGATCTCTGCGCTGCACCTCTCGATGAACCTCAGGAACAACAGAACCAGCTGGACAACTTT AGTTTGAAAAAGTCCCTTCAAAACCTCCGAGACGTTGGTTTCCTTCAAGTCAAAGTTATCAAGGCTGCAGATCTACTGGCTGCTGATTTAAACG GAAAGAGTGACCCGTTCTGTGTGTTGGAACTGGGGAATGACAGACTTCAGACTCACACCATCTATAAGAACCTCCACCCAGAGTGGAACCAAGTCTTCACATT CCCTGTCAAAGACATTCATGATGTTCTGGTGGTGACCATCTTTGATGAGGATGGAGACAAGGCGCCAGACTTCCTGGGAAAAGTTGCCATCCCCCTGCTCTTG AACCGCCAGGGACAGAAGTTCACTTTCCCACTGAAGAAAGAGGACTTAGGTGGCCTGTCGAAGGGGAGCATCACTCTGGAGCTGGATGTTATTTTTAACCCT gtCAGAGCGGGCATAAGAACCTTTCAACCCAGAGAGAGAATATTCATCGAGGATAATCCCAAATTTTCTAAAAAG GCTCTGGCGAGGAACGTACTGCGTGTTCAGACACTGTACAGGGCTATCATGTCGACGCTGCAGTACATCAAAAGCTGCTTCCAGTGGGAGAGCGTTCAGAGGAGCCTGCTCGCCTTCCTG GTGTTTTTGCTGACAGTTTGGTACTGGGAGTTTTACATGCTGCCCTTCTTCCTGGTTTTGCTCATCTTGAGGAACTACCTCCAGATCCACTACGGTCACGTCAGCCACGACCTG GATAATATGGATTTgggggatgaggaagaggacgatGAGAAG gagtcagagagaaaagggCTGATGGAGAAAATCCACATGGTGCAAGAAACCATCATCACACTTCAGAACCTGCTGGACGCGATCGCTTGTTTCGGGGAGAGGATTAAAAA CACGTTCAACTGGTCTGTGCCGTTCCTGTCGGGTCTGGCCCTCCTGGTTTTCATCATTGGAACAGTCCTCACATACTTCATCCCCATACGTTACGTAGTTTTAATATGGG GCATCAATAAATTCACCAAGAAACTACGGAACCCATACAGCATCGACAACAATGAGGTGCTTGATTTCCTGATGAGGGTGCCTTCAGATGTTCAGAAG GTTCAGTTCAGTGAGGTGAGAGGCAACCGGAAGAAGAAAATCCAGTAA
- the LOC117753261 gene encoding high choriolytic enzyme 1-like yields MTPSVSLLLLLLLGLSQAHPLQEEVVEEDIPEDTMDITTRILTSNNATDEILLEGDLLAPKTRNAMKCWSQSCLWKKASNGQVVIPFTVSSEFTSYERQKVDRAMKAFHSSTCIRFVPRQNEYDYMGIENRGGCFSSLGRVGGRQVLSLNRQGCLHHGIIQHEINHALGFQHEQTRSDRDNYVRINWENINQRMAYNFHKQDTNNLNTPYDYSSIMHYGKTAFSIQWGKDSITPIPNSNVQIGQRQGMSYWDVMRINRLYGC; encoded by the coding sequence ATGACTCCCAGTgtcagcctgctgctgctgctcctgctcggCCTCTCTCAGGCTCATCCTCTCCAGGAGGAGGTAGTTGAAGAAGACATCCCAGAGGACACCATGGACATCACCACCAGGATTCTGACCTCAAACAACGCCACCGATGAGATCCTGCTGGAAGGAGACCTGCTCGCTCCGAAAACCAGAAACGCCATGAAGTGCTGGTCCCAGAGCTGCCTGTGGAAGAAAGCCTCCAACGGTCAGGTGGTGATCCCCTTCACCGTGAGCAGCGAGTTCACCAGCTATGAGAGGCAGAAGGTCGACCGTGCCATGAAAGCCTTCCACAGCAGTACCTGCATCCGCTTCGTCCCCCGTCAGAACGAGTACGACTACATGGGCATCGAGAACAGAGGTGGatgtttctcctctctgggCAGAGTGGGAGGCAGACAGGTGCTCTCTCTCAACAGGCAGGGCTGCCTACACCACGGAATCATCCAGCACGAGATCAACCACGCTCTGGGCTTCCAGCACGAGCAGACCAGGAGCGACCGCGACAACTACGTCAGGATCAACTGGGAGAACATCAACCAGCGGATGGCCTACAACTTCCACAAGCAGGACACCAACAACCTGAACACTCCCTACGACTACTCCTCCATCATGCACTACGGAAAAACAGCCTTCTCCATCCAGTGGGGGAAGGACAGCATCACCCCCATCCCCAACTCCAACGTCCAGATCGGCCAGAGGCAGGGCATGTCCTACTGGGACGTCATGAGGATCAACAGGCTCTATGGCTGCTAA